A single region of the Drosophila takahashii strain IR98-3 E-12201 chromosome 2R, DtakHiC1v2, whole genome shotgun sequence genome encodes:
- the Patronin gene encoding patronin isoform X15, with protein MDVETQEIRQARQRASVKWLLSKAFNNRVPDNLKEPFYRDHENQERLKPQIIVELGNATLYCQTLSNLYSDPNYQSMNHWSIIQTLARKGVPVAETSDMPITETVLIQTNPLRINAHMSVIESLMVLYAKEISSGDRVMAAIRRISGNNYQAPPGQSYEQALLGWISHACAALKKRIIKEVDAGLPDDNGSRLQTPDIPPVRDFQDLCDGICLALLISYYCPKVVPWTSVRINYLPAVEDSIHNILLVCNFSQKHLPYSVFHMTPEDVTYMRGSMKLNLVLLLTDLFNLFEIHPAKCVCYPGMDGQVPHSNSFGGGLNRRSTPPNEYQTVQSNNFDGNNHAEAFVVHKSRGITTLASMHSQQQQQLHQQHQQQQQQQQQQQYQQHPSHSQLQIQQQQEPLVPARLRQAKEKTNVESKADERGRRSRRNSSSEDSQLTIENFGGSQDQLNTLGRYERDRERKLSNTSVGGSGYPVEPAVAVRSSIADARGTLQLGYDTDSGSEKQDRETEKYSMRRQVSVDNVPTVSSHNLSNAGSPLPVARHKQHSSDKDYGSNSGVTMTPDTPYNDTRSTSGYDPESTPVRKSSTSSMPASPAAWQLDVGDDDMRSLENASKLSTIRMKLEEKRRRIEQDKRKIEMALLRHQEKEDLESCPDVMKWETMSNESKRTPDMDPVDLDKYQQSIAIMNMNLQDIQQDIHRLATQQSQMQAQHLQAQQLMQAQQIANMLNQQQTYGSQQHLADHHYQQPRPMQQSFGSSPHLPQAYNAPVSAYSSRPPSRDPYQQQLHQQHQQQQPMAMPQYVNEHGQYMSPPQPAHYMQQQPQQQQQQQPQSIYSDNGAAYNNHSPYGGGAPQYRSSVVYDDYGQPTNHFYLHESSPQPQAHPHPQRRTWAHSAAAAAYEQQQQIQQPLVDVNAWQTQQHQQQKQKQTWMNRPPSSVGAPSPGSFVLHQNGGGNNGGGGELQHLFQVQASPQHAQRQVSGSNGVQRQQSLTNLRDNRSPRAPQQMGMPMQHEDMMAPQSICFIGDEEDVDELERNIIESMQSTRISDFVHQQQQQHQQQLQQQQQRLQGHSGRGSSSEDYDSGEMISNKLNITSGNLTYRIPSPSRPSIQANSFQDPRSPMAAASGEEPPEKGFYISFDDEQPKRPKPPLRAKRSPKKEAPPGGRDSVDNQATLKRESLSQLHNNNNIGFGGGEDVVSSKPVTRHSIHGLSNSNSVKSPGNATYNKYTDEPPIQLRQLAVSGAVSPTGNERRHLEDVTNQTHQQQQQQPMSPTRLQQSSNNAEAAKNKALVIGADSTNLDPDSVDEMERRKEKIMLLSLQRRQQQEEAKARKEIESSQKREKEREKEEERSRKKEEQIARRAAILEQHRLKKAIEEAEREGKTLDRPDLHVKLQPHSSTSTTPRLRQQRTTRPRPKTIHVDDASVDISEASSISSRGKKGSSSNLTGYGQLSSNSMKRDYYRGSQDSLTVKESPDDYPSTSSTPIGRRGSYKTSREPAGVERGRTLSRISVAKGSTLNFRGRKSNSLMNLCDSGLGRATPPRRAPSPGMGMGASGRHMPSPSGPGSLPPGLISKRRGFDDGSSDFSLTPNLNMEYSGPKLYKQPAAKSNRGIILNAVEYCVFPGVVNREAKQKVLEKIARSEAKHFLVLFRDAGCQFRALYSYQPETDQVTKLYGTGPSQVDEVMFDKFFKYNSGGKCFSQVHTKHLTVTIDAFTIHNSLWQGKRVQLPSKKDMALVI; from the exons ATGGATGTCGAAACACAGGAAATACGACAG GCTCGTCAACGTGCTTCCGTCAAGTGGCTGCTCTCGAAGGCCTTTAACAATCGCGTGCCAGACAACCTGAAGGAGCCCTTCTATCGCGACCATGAGAACCAGGAGCGCCTCAAGCCGCAGATCATCGTGGAGCTGGGCAATGCCACGCTCTACTGCCAGACGCTGTCCAATCTGTACTCAGATCCCAACTACCAAAGCATGAACCACTGGTCAATAATACAGACGCTAGCGCGCAAGGGAGTTCCCGTGGCGGAGACCTCGGACATGCCCATTACCGAAACGGTATTAATTCAAACGAATCCGCTGCGAATT AACGCCCACATGTCTGTGATAGAATCGCTGATGGTTTTGTATGCGAAGGAAATATCGTCGGGTGACCGCGTCATGGCGGCCATACGAAG AATATCTGGCAACAACTATCAGGCGCCTCCTGGCCAGTCCTATGAGCAAGCTCTGCTGGGCTGGATTTCGCATGCTTGCGCTGCTCTAAAGAAGCGCATTATCAAGGAGGTGGACGCTGGGCTGCCCGATGATAAT GGCTCTCGTCTGCAGACGCCGGACATACCGCCTGTGAGGGACTTCCAGGATCTGTGCGACGGCATCTGCTTGGCGCTGCTTATCTCGTACTATTGCCCCAAGGTGGTGCCGTGGACGAGTGTGCGGATTAATTATCTGCCGGCCGTCGAGGATTCGATTCATAACATCCTGCTGGTGTGCAACTTCTCGCAGAAGCATCTGCCCTACAGCGTGTTCCACATGACGCCCGAGGATGTGACCTATATGAGAGG ATCCATGAAACTGAATCTGGTACTGCTGCTCACGGATCTGTTCAATCTGTTCGAGATACACCCAGCCAAGTGCGTTTGCTACCCCGGCATGGATGGTCAGG tTCCGCACTCGAATTCATTTGGCGGCGGCCTAAATCGCAGATCAACCCCGCCCAACGAATACCAGACGGTTCAGTCAAATAATTTTGACGGTAATAATCATGCCGaag CCTTTGTGGTGCACAAGTCGCGTGGCATCACCACACTCGCCTCCATGcactcgcagcagcagcagcagctccatcagcaacatcagcagcagcagcaacagcaacagcagcagcaataccAGCAGCACCCGTCCCACTCGCAGCTCCaaatccagcagcagcaggagcccTTGGTTCCGGCTCGCTTGCGCCAGGCTAAAGAAAAGACCAATGTCGAGTCGAAGGCGGACGAGAGAG GACGTCGCTCACGCAGGAATTCCTCGAGTGAGGACTCCCAGCTGACCATTGAAAACTTTGGCGGCTCACAGGATCAGCTGAATACATTAGGACGCTACGAACGCGACAGGGAACGTAAGTTGTCCAACACCAGCGTGGGTGGTAGTGGCTATCCAGTGGAACCCGCCGTGGCCGTTCGATCCTCGATTGCCGATGCGCGGGGCACGTTGCAGCTGGGTTACGACACGGATTCGGGCTCTGAGAAGCAGGATCGCGAGACGGAAAAGTATTCGATGCGGCGGCAAGTCAG CGTGGACAATGTGCCCACTGTTTCGTCGCACAATCTTTCGAATGCGGGCAGCCCGTTGCCGGTGGCCAGGCACAAGCAACATTCCAGCGACAAAGACTACGGCAGCAACAGTGGGGTGACGATGACGCCGGATACGCCGTACAACGATACCCGTTCCACCAGTGGCTACGATCCGGAGAGCACGCCCGTGCGCAAATCCTCGACTAGCAGCATGCCAGCGAGTCCAGCTGCCTGGCAGTTGGATGTGGGTGACGATGATATGCGATCGCTGGAGAACGCCAGCAAGCTGTCCACCATACGGATGAAGCTGGAGGAGAAGCGGCGGCGCATAGAGCAGGACAAGCGCAAGATCGAGATGGCCTTGCTGCGACACCAGGAGAAG gAGGATTTGGAGTCGTGTCCGGATGTGATGAAATGGGAGACCATGAGCAACGAATCGAAGCGCACGCCCGACATGGATCCCGTTGACTTGGACAAGTACCAG CAAAGCATCGCCATCATGAACATGAATCTGCAGGACATTCAGCAGGACATCCACCGCCTGGCCACGCAGCAGAGTCAGATGCAGGCGCAGCACCTGCAGGCCCAGCAGCTGATGCAGGCTCAGCAGATAGCCAACATGCTGAACCAG CAGCAGACCTACGGGTCGCAGCAGCACCTGGCCGATCACCATTACCAGCAGCCGAGACCCATGCAGCAAAGCTTTGGCTCATCGCCGCATCTTCCGCAGGCCTACAACGCCCCAGTCAGTGCGTACAGTTCCCGTCCGCCCAGCCGCGATCcctaccagcagcagctccaccagcaacatcagcagcaacagccgaTGGCCATGCCCCAGTACGTCAACGAGCATGGGCAGTACATGTCGCCGCCGCAGCCCGCCCACTACATGCAGCAgcaaccgcagcagcagcaacagcagcagccgcagagCATCTACAGTGACAACGGGGCGGCGTACAACAACCACTCGCCCTACGGCGGAGGAGCTCCGCAGTATCGGAGCAGCGTGGTGTACGATGATTACGGGCAGCCCACCAATCACTTTTACCTGCACGAATCGTCGCCACAGCCGCAGgctcatccgcatccgcagcgGAGGACTTGGGCCCACTCCGCAGCAGCCGCCGCctacgagcagcagcagcagatccaGCAGCCTCTGGTGGATGTGAATGCCTGGCAGacgcagcagcatcagcagcagaagcagaaacagACCTGGATGAACAGGCCGCCCTCGAGTGTGGGCGCACCCAGTCCCGGCAGCTTTGTGCTGCATCAGAATGGAGGAGGAAATAACGGAGGAGGTGGCGAACTACAGCACCTGTTTCAGGTGCAGGCCTCGCCGCAGCACGCCCAGCGTCAGGTGAGCGGTTCGAATGGCGTGCAGCGCCAGCAATCGCTGACCAATTTGCGCGACAATCGATCGCCCAGGGCACCGCAACAAATGGGCATGCCGATGCAGCACGAGGACATGATGGCGCCGCAGAGCATTTGCTTCATCGGCGACGAGGAGGATGTGGATGAGCTGGAGCGCAACATCATTGAGTCCATGCAGTCGACGCGCATCTCCGACTTTgtgcaccagcagcagcagcaacatcaacagcaactccagcagcagcagcagcgattgCAGGGGCACAGCGGACGAGGCAGCAGCTCGGAGGATTACGACAGCGGGGAGATGATCTCCAACAAGCTGAACATCACCAGCGGCAACCTCACGTACCGCATACCCTCGCCCTCCCGTCCCTCCATCCAGGCCAACAGCTTCCAGGATCCCCGATCCCCAATGGCAGCGGCATCCGGCGAGGAGCCGCCCGAGAAGGGCTTCTACATCTCCTTCGACGACGAGCAGCCCAAGCGACCCAAGCCACCGCTGCGGGCCAAGCGATCGCCCAAAAAGGAGGCTCCGCCGGGTGGAAGGGACAGCGTGGATAACCAGGCGACCCTCAAACGTGAATCGCTAAGTCAGctgcacaacaacaacaacattggATTCGGCGGAGGTGAGGATGTGGTGAGCAGCAAGCCAGTGACCAGGCACAGCATCCACGGGCTGAGCAACTCCAACAGTGTCAAATCCCCCGGGAATGCCACCTACAACAAGTACACCGATGAGCCGCCCATCCAACTCCGCCAGCTGGCCGTTTCGGGAGCAGTTTCGCCGACTGGCAACGAACGCCGCCACTTGGAGGATGTGACCAATCAgacgcatcagcagcagcagcaacagccgaTGTCGCCCACGCGACTCCAGCAGAGCAGCAACAATGCGGAGGCGGCCAAAAACAAGGCGCTGGTCATCGGAGCAGATTCTACGAATTTGGATCCG GATTCTGTAGACGAGATGGAGCGGCGCAAGGAGAAGATCATGCTGCTGTCCCTGCAGCGTcgccagcagcaggaggaggccAAGGCGCGCAAGGAGATCGAGTCTTCCCAGAAGCGGGAAAAGGAGcgcgagaaggaggaggagcggtCGCGCAAGAAGGAAGAGCAAATAGCTCGGCGAGCGGCCATTTTGGAGCAGCACAGACTCAAGAAAGCCATCGAAGAGGCCGAGCGAGAG GGTAAAACCCTGGATCGGCCCGACTTGCATGTGAAACTGCAACCCCATTCATCCACCTCAACGACTCCGCGGCTGAGGCAGCAGCGCACCACGCGTCCCAGACCCAAGACGATCCACGTGGACGATGCCAGCGTGGACATCAGCGAGGCTTCGAGCATCTCTAGTCGGGGCAAGAAAGGCTCAAGCTCGAATCTAACCG GCTACGGTCAACTAAGCTCAAATTCAATGAAAAGAGATTACTACAGGGGCTCGCAAGACTCCCTCACTGTAAAAg AGTCACCCGATGATTATCCCAGTACAAGTTCAACTCCGATTGGACGACGGGGATCGTACAAAACTTCCAGAG AGCCAGCCGGCGTAGAAAGAGGCCGCACTCTGTCGCGTATCTCCGTCGCAAAGGGCAGCACGCTTAATTTCCGGGGCCGAAAGTCCAATTCGCTAATGAATCTGTGCG ATTCGGGACTGGGACGCGCCACTCCGCCGAGGCGTGCTCCGTCGcctggaatgggaatgggcgcTTCAGGTAGGCATATGCCATCTCCCTCCGGACCGGGCTCTTTGCCGCCAGGTTTGATATCGAAACGTCGCGGATTTGATGATGGATCCAGCGATTTCTCTTTAACTCCGAATTTGAACATGGAATATTCGG GTCCCAAACTCTATAAACAACCAGCGGCCAAATCGAATCGTGGGATCATCCTGAACGCCGTTGAATACTGCGTTTTTCCCGGCGTCGTCAACCGCGAGGCCAAACAGAAAGTGCTGGAGAAGATCGCGCGCTCGGAGGCGAAGCACTTCCTGGTACTCTTCCGGGATGCGGGCTGCCAGTTCCGCGCCCTCTACAGCTACCAGCCGGAAACGGACCAGGTGACCAAGCTGTATGGCACTGGGCCTAGTCAAGTCGACGAAGTGATGTTCGACAAGTTCTTCAA ATACAACTCAGGCGGCAAGTGCTTCTCGCAAGTGCACACAAAGCATCTGACGGTGACCATCGACGCCTTCACAATACACAATTCCCTGTGGCAGGGCAAGCGGGTGCAGTTGCCCAGCAAAAAGGACATGGCGCTGGTAATCTAA
- the Patronin gene encoding patronin isoform X22 yields the protein MDVETQEIRQARQRASVKWLLSKAFNNRVPDNLKEPFYRDHENQERLKPQIIVELGNATLYCQTLSNLYSDPNYQSMNHWSIIQTLARKGVPVAETSDMPITETVLIQTNPLRINAHMSVIESLMVLYAKEISSGDRVMAAIRRISGNNYQAPPGQSYEQALLGWISHACAALKKRIIKEVDAGLPDDNGSRLQTPDIPPVRDFQDLCDGICLALLISYYCPKVVPWTSVRINYLPAVEDSIHNILLVCNFSQKHLPYSVFHMTPEDVTYMRGSMKLNLVLLLTDLFNLFEIHPAKCVCYPGMDGQVPHSNSFGGGLNRRSTPPNEYQTVQSNNFDGNNHAEAFVVHKSRGITTLASMHSQQQQQLHQQHQQQQQQQQQQQYQQHPSHSQLQIQQQQEPLVPARLRQAKEKTNVESKADERGRRSRRNSSSEDSQLTIENFGGSQDQLNTLGRYERDRERKLSNTSVGGSGYPVEPAVAVRSSIADARGTLQLGYDTDSGSEKQDRETEKYSMRRQVSVDNVPTVSSHNLSNAGSPLPVARHKQHSSDKDYGSNSGVTMTPDTPYNDTRSTSGYDPESTPVRKSSTSSMPASPAAWQLDVGDDDMRSLENASKLSTIRMKLEEKRRRIEQDKRKIEMALLRHQEKEDLESCPDVMKWETMSNESKRTPDMDPVDLDKYQQSIAIMNMNLQDIQQDIHRLATQQSQMQAQHLQAQQLMQAQQIANMLNQAYNAPVSAYSSRPPSRDPYQQQLHQQHQQQQPMAMPQYVNEHGQYMSPPQPAHYMQQQPQQQQQQQPQSIYSDNGAAYNNHSPYGGGAPQYRSSVVYDDYGQPTNHFYLHESSPQPQAHPHPQRRTWAHSAAAAAYEQQQQIQQPLVDVNAWQTQQHQQQKQKQTWMNRPPSSVGAPSPGSFVLHQNGGGNNGGGGELQHLFQVQASPQHAQRQVSGSNGVQRQQSLTNLRDNRSPRAPQQMGMPMQHEDMMAPQSICFIGDEEDVDELERNIIESMQSTRISDFVHQQQQQHQQQLQQQQQRLQGHSGRGSSSEDYDSGEMISNKLNITSGNLTYRIPSPSRPSIQANSFQDPRSPMAAASGEEPPEKGFYISFDDEQPKRPKPPLRAKRSPKKEAPPGGRDSVDNQATLKRESLSQLHNNNNIGFGGGEDVVSSKPVTRHSIHGLSNSNSVKSPGNATYNKYTDEPPIQLRQLAVSGAVSPTGNERRHLEDVTNQTHQQQQQQPMSPTRLQQSSNNAEAAKNKALVIGADSTNLDPDSVDEMERRKEKIMLLSLQRRQQQEEAKARKEIESSQKREKEREKEEERSRKKEEQIARRAAILEQHRLKKAIEEAEREGKTLDRPDLHVKLQPHSSTSTTPRLRQQRTTRPRPKTIHVDDASVDISEASSISSRGKKGSSSNLTGYGQLSSNSMKRDYYRGSQDSLTVKESPDDYPSTSSTPIGRRGSYKTSREPAGVERGRTLSRISVAKGSTLNFRGRKSNSLMNLCDSGLGRATPPRRAPSPGMGMGASGRHMPSPSGPGSLPPGLISKRRGFDDGSSDFSLTPNLNMEYSGPKLYKQPAAKSNRGIILNAVEYCVFPGVVNREAKQKVLEKIARSEAKHFLVLFRDAGCQFRALYSYQPETDQVTKLYGTGPSQVDEVMFDKFFKYNSGGKCFSQVHTKHLTVTIDAFTIHNSLWQGKRVQLPSKKDMALVI from the exons ATGGATGTCGAAACACAGGAAATACGACAG GCTCGTCAACGTGCTTCCGTCAAGTGGCTGCTCTCGAAGGCCTTTAACAATCGCGTGCCAGACAACCTGAAGGAGCCCTTCTATCGCGACCATGAGAACCAGGAGCGCCTCAAGCCGCAGATCATCGTGGAGCTGGGCAATGCCACGCTCTACTGCCAGACGCTGTCCAATCTGTACTCAGATCCCAACTACCAAAGCATGAACCACTGGTCAATAATACAGACGCTAGCGCGCAAGGGAGTTCCCGTGGCGGAGACCTCGGACATGCCCATTACCGAAACGGTATTAATTCAAACGAATCCGCTGCGAATT AACGCCCACATGTCTGTGATAGAATCGCTGATGGTTTTGTATGCGAAGGAAATATCGTCGGGTGACCGCGTCATGGCGGCCATACGAAG AATATCTGGCAACAACTATCAGGCGCCTCCTGGCCAGTCCTATGAGCAAGCTCTGCTGGGCTGGATTTCGCATGCTTGCGCTGCTCTAAAGAAGCGCATTATCAAGGAGGTGGACGCTGGGCTGCCCGATGATAAT GGCTCTCGTCTGCAGACGCCGGACATACCGCCTGTGAGGGACTTCCAGGATCTGTGCGACGGCATCTGCTTGGCGCTGCTTATCTCGTACTATTGCCCCAAGGTGGTGCCGTGGACGAGTGTGCGGATTAATTATCTGCCGGCCGTCGAGGATTCGATTCATAACATCCTGCTGGTGTGCAACTTCTCGCAGAAGCATCTGCCCTACAGCGTGTTCCACATGACGCCCGAGGATGTGACCTATATGAGAGG ATCCATGAAACTGAATCTGGTACTGCTGCTCACGGATCTGTTCAATCTGTTCGAGATACACCCAGCCAAGTGCGTTTGCTACCCCGGCATGGATGGTCAGG tTCCGCACTCGAATTCATTTGGCGGCGGCCTAAATCGCAGATCAACCCCGCCCAACGAATACCAGACGGTTCAGTCAAATAATTTTGACGGTAATAATCATGCCGaag CCTTTGTGGTGCACAAGTCGCGTGGCATCACCACACTCGCCTCCATGcactcgcagcagcagcagcagctccatcagcaacatcagcagcagcagcaacagcaacagcagcagcaataccAGCAGCACCCGTCCCACTCGCAGCTCCaaatccagcagcagcaggagcccTTGGTTCCGGCTCGCTTGCGCCAGGCTAAAGAAAAGACCAATGTCGAGTCGAAGGCGGACGAGAGAG GACGTCGCTCACGCAGGAATTCCTCGAGTGAGGACTCCCAGCTGACCATTGAAAACTTTGGCGGCTCACAGGATCAGCTGAATACATTAGGACGCTACGAACGCGACAGGGAACGTAAGTTGTCCAACACCAGCGTGGGTGGTAGTGGCTATCCAGTGGAACCCGCCGTGGCCGTTCGATCCTCGATTGCCGATGCGCGGGGCACGTTGCAGCTGGGTTACGACACGGATTCGGGCTCTGAGAAGCAGGATCGCGAGACGGAAAAGTATTCGATGCGGCGGCAAGTCAG CGTGGACAATGTGCCCACTGTTTCGTCGCACAATCTTTCGAATGCGGGCAGCCCGTTGCCGGTGGCCAGGCACAAGCAACATTCCAGCGACAAAGACTACGGCAGCAACAGTGGGGTGACGATGACGCCGGATACGCCGTACAACGATACCCGTTCCACCAGTGGCTACGATCCGGAGAGCACGCCCGTGCGCAAATCCTCGACTAGCAGCATGCCAGCGAGTCCAGCTGCCTGGCAGTTGGATGTGGGTGACGATGATATGCGATCGCTGGAGAACGCCAGCAAGCTGTCCACCATACGGATGAAGCTGGAGGAGAAGCGGCGGCGCATAGAGCAGGACAAGCGCAAGATCGAGATGGCCTTGCTGCGACACCAGGAGAAG gAGGATTTGGAGTCGTGTCCGGATGTGATGAAATGGGAGACCATGAGCAACGAATCGAAGCGCACGCCCGACATGGATCCCGTTGACTTGGACAAGTACCAG CAAAGCATCGCCATCATGAACATGAATCTGCAGGACATTCAGCAGGACATCCACCGCCTGGCCACGCAGCAGAGTCAGATGCAGGCGCAGCACCTGCAGGCCCAGCAGCTGATGCAGGCTCAGCAGATAGCCAACATGCTGAACCAG GCCTACAACGCCCCAGTCAGTGCGTACAGTTCCCGTCCGCCCAGCCGCGATCcctaccagcagcagctccaccagcaacatcagcagcaacagccgaTGGCCATGCCCCAGTACGTCAACGAGCATGGGCAGTACATGTCGCCGCCGCAGCCCGCCCACTACATGCAGCAgcaaccgcagcagcagcaacagcagcagccgcagagCATCTACAGTGACAACGGGGCGGCGTACAACAACCACTCGCCCTACGGCGGAGGAGCTCCGCAGTATCGGAGCAGCGTGGTGTACGATGATTACGGGCAGCCCACCAATCACTTTTACCTGCACGAATCGTCGCCACAGCCGCAGgctcatccgcatccgcagcgGAGGACTTGGGCCCACTCCGCAGCAGCCGCCGCctacgagcagcagcagcagatccaGCAGCCTCTGGTGGATGTGAATGCCTGGCAGacgcagcagcatcagcagcagaagcagaaacagACCTGGATGAACAGGCCGCCCTCGAGTGTGGGCGCACCCAGTCCCGGCAGCTTTGTGCTGCATCAGAATGGAGGAGGAAATAACGGAGGAGGTGGCGAACTACAGCACCTGTTTCAGGTGCAGGCCTCGCCGCAGCACGCCCAGCGTCAGGTGAGCGGTTCGAATGGCGTGCAGCGCCAGCAATCGCTGACCAATTTGCGCGACAATCGATCGCCCAGGGCACCGCAACAAATGGGCATGCCGATGCAGCACGAGGACATGATGGCGCCGCAGAGCATTTGCTTCATCGGCGACGAGGAGGATGTGGATGAGCTGGAGCGCAACATCATTGAGTCCATGCAGTCGACGCGCATCTCCGACTTTgtgcaccagcagcagcagcaacatcaacagcaactccagcagcagcagcagcgattgCAGGGGCACAGCGGACGAGGCAGCAGCTCGGAGGATTACGACAGCGGGGAGATGATCTCCAACAAGCTGAACATCACCAGCGGCAACCTCACGTACCGCATACCCTCGCCCTCCCGTCCCTCCATCCAGGCCAACAGCTTCCAGGATCCCCGATCCCCAATGGCAGCGGCATCCGGCGAGGAGCCGCCCGAGAAGGGCTTCTACATCTCCTTCGACGACGAGCAGCCCAAGCGACCCAAGCCACCGCTGCGGGCCAAGCGATCGCCCAAAAAGGAGGCTCCGCCGGGTGGAAGGGACAGCGTGGATAACCAGGCGACCCTCAAACGTGAATCGCTAAGTCAGctgcacaacaacaacaacattggATTCGGCGGAGGTGAGGATGTGGTGAGCAGCAAGCCAGTGACCAGGCACAGCATCCACGGGCTGAGCAACTCCAACAGTGTCAAATCCCCCGGGAATGCCACCTACAACAAGTACACCGATGAGCCGCCCATCCAACTCCGCCAGCTGGCCGTTTCGGGAGCAGTTTCGCCGACTGGCAACGAACGCCGCCACTTGGAGGATGTGACCAATCAgacgcatcagcagcagcagcaacagccgaTGTCGCCCACGCGACTCCAGCAGAGCAGCAACAATGCGGAGGCGGCCAAAAACAAGGCGCTGGTCATCGGAGCAGATTCTACGAATTTGGATCCG GATTCTGTAGACGAGATGGAGCGGCGCAAGGAGAAGATCATGCTGCTGTCCCTGCAGCGTcgccagcagcaggaggaggccAAGGCGCGCAAGGAGATCGAGTCTTCCCAGAAGCGGGAAAAGGAGcgcgagaaggaggaggagcggtCGCGCAAGAAGGAAGAGCAAATAGCTCGGCGAGCGGCCATTTTGGAGCAGCACAGACTCAAGAAAGCCATCGAAGAGGCCGAGCGAGAG GGTAAAACCCTGGATCGGCCCGACTTGCATGTGAAACTGCAACCCCATTCATCCACCTCAACGACTCCGCGGCTGAGGCAGCAGCGCACCACGCGTCCCAGACCCAAGACGATCCACGTGGACGATGCCAGCGTGGACATCAGCGAGGCTTCGAGCATCTCTAGTCGGGGCAAGAAAGGCTCAAGCTCGAATCTAACCG GCTACGGTCAACTAAGCTCAAATTCAATGAAAAGAGATTACTACAGGGGCTCGCAAGACTCCCTCACTGTAAAAg AGTCACCCGATGATTATCCCAGTACAAGTTCAACTCCGATTGGACGACGGGGATCGTACAAAACTTCCAGAG AGCCAGCCGGCGTAGAAAGAGGCCGCACTCTGTCGCGTATCTCCGTCGCAAAGGGCAGCACGCTTAATTTCCGGGGCCGAAAGTCCAATTCGCTAATGAATCTGTGCG ATTCGGGACTGGGACGCGCCACTCCGCCGAGGCGTGCTCCGTCGcctggaatgggaatgggcgcTTCAGGTAGGCATATGCCATCTCCCTCCGGACCGGGCTCTTTGCCGCCAGGTTTGATATCGAAACGTCGCGGATTTGATGATGGATCCAGCGATTTCTCTTTAACTCCGAATTTGAACATGGAATATTCGG GTCCCAAACTCTATAAACAACCAGCGGCCAAATCGAATCGTGGGATCATCCTGAACGCCGTTGAATACTGCGTTTTTCCCGGCGTCGTCAACCGCGAGGCCAAACAGAAAGTGCTGGAGAAGATCGCGCGCTCGGAGGCGAAGCACTTCCTGGTACTCTTCCGGGATGCGGGCTGCCAGTTCCGCGCCCTCTACAGCTACCAGCCGGAAACGGACCAGGTGACCAAGCTGTATGGCACTGGGCCTAGTCAAGTCGACGAAGTGATGTTCGACAAGTTCTTCAA ATACAACTCAGGCGGCAAGTGCTTCTCGCAAGTGCACACAAAGCATCTGACGGTGACCATCGACGCCTTCACAATACACAATTCCCTGTGGCAGGGCAAGCGGGTGCAGTTGCCCAGCAAAAAGGACATGGCGCTGGTAATCTAA